From the Rhizobium leguminosarum bv. trifolii WSM1325 genome, one window contains:
- a CDS encoding signal transduction histidine kinase (KEGG: rec:RHECIAT_PB0000073 probable two-component sensor histidine kinase protein~TIGRFAM: PAS sensor protein~PFAM: HWE histidine kinase; PAS fold-3 domain protein; PAS fold-4 domain protein; PAS fold domain protein~SMART: PAS domain containing protein): protein MIMKLFSNSSRSRERFLEAILQSAIEYAIISTDLDGLVTTWNEGARRILGWDADEIVGQPAAVIFTEEDRQAGILQLEMTAALTEGHGNDERWHVRKDGSLFWASGQMMALTSDDGKVEGYVKILRDRTEQRENEERQRILMHELSHRMKNTLAVVQAITSQSFRNASSLEDAEHSITARINAYSKAHDILLQQNWLGTSIATIVEATAINLGLETSGRFKASGPAVELGPQAALCFSLVLHELVTNASKYGALSVDTGTVEIEWSVRDEAGDQRLTFTWQEVGGPAVAAPSKKGFGTRLVSSSLSAFGEIALDYPPTGFVLKLDASLQKLQYRNYSDAEA from the coding sequence ATGATCATGAAACTCTTTTCCAATTCCAGCCGTTCTCGAGAGCGCTTTCTCGAAGCCATCCTGCAGAGTGCCATCGAGTATGCCATCATCTCCACGGATCTCGATGGCCTGGTGACCACGTGGAATGAGGGCGCCCGCCGGATTCTCGGATGGGATGCGGATGAGATTGTCGGCCAGCCTGCGGCGGTCATCTTCACCGAGGAAGACAGGCAGGCCGGGATTCTCCAGTTGGAAATGACTGCCGCTTTGACCGAAGGTCATGGCAATGATGAGCGCTGGCACGTTCGCAAGGACGGCTCGTTGTTCTGGGCGTCCGGTCAGATGATGGCGTTGACGTCGGACGATGGCAAAGTCGAGGGATACGTAAAAATTCTGAGGGATCGCACCGAGCAGAGAGAGAATGAGGAACGACAACGCATCCTGATGCACGAACTCTCTCACCGCATGAAAAACACGCTGGCCGTCGTTCAGGCCATCACCAGCCAATCCTTCCGAAACGCCAGTTCTCTCGAGGATGCGGAGCATTCGATCACGGCACGCATCAATGCTTATTCAAAGGCGCACGACATTTTGCTTCAGCAGAACTGGCTGGGCACGAGCATCGCGACAATCGTCGAGGCGACCGCGATTAATCTCGGACTTGAGACGTCAGGACGTTTCAAGGCGAGCGGTCCCGCGGTTGAATTGGGTCCACAGGCGGCCCTTTGCTTCTCCCTGGTGCTGCACGAACTCGTCACCAACGCCAGCAAGTATGGTGCGCTGTCGGTGGATACAGGGACGGTCGAAATCGAATGGTCGGTACGCGATGAGGCGGGCGACCAACGCCTGACCTTCACTTGGCAGGAGGTTGGAGGCCCGGCGGTTGCAGCTCCGAGCAAGAAGGGGTTCGGCACACGCCTCGTCAGTTCCAGCCTGTCCGCCTTCGGAGAGATCGCGCTTGACTACCCGCCGACAGGGTTCGTCCTGAAGCTCGATGCGTCGCTCCAGAAGCTGCAATACAGGAACTATTCCGACGCCGAGGCGTAG